One segment of Theobroma cacao cultivar B97-61/B2 chromosome 9, Criollo_cocoa_genome_V2, whole genome shotgun sequence DNA contains the following:
- the LOC18591020 gene encoding UDP-glycosyltransferase 87A1, whose amino-acid sequence MDHVTKEPTTVCHVLAVPFPSRGHINPMMNLCKSLLSKNMDILVTFVVSEEWFGFIGSEPKPDNIRFGTIPNDFTSELDRSGNYSPDFFEEVLRKMEAPVEQLIDRLEPPVTTIVYDAYLTFAVRVGNRRKIPLASFWTMPALVYSVFHHFDLLVQNRHFPINLLEQGEERVDCIPGISSIRKVDLPTCLYGKGLDVLHRGLEAVSGVAKVQYLLLVSVYELESQIIEALKEQISTPVYHIGPPIPYFKLEDNSAVNPSDKSYFQWLDSQPESSVLYVSQGSLHSATSAQLDEIAAGLRISGVRYFWVARKETPRFEDECGEKGLIVPWCDQLRVLCHPSIGGFWSHCGWNSTSEAIFAGVPMLTFPIYWDQTPNSKQIVEDWKIGWRVKNKSEAHSLVPREEIAGIIRRFMNLDSEEGKEMRKRAKKLSQVCRQAVQKGGSSDTDLQAFVNDIAQCHR is encoded by the exons ATGGATCACGTCACCAAGGAACCGACCACCGTCTGCCACGTTTTGGCTGTGCCTTTCCCCTCTCGAGGCCACATCAACCCCATGATGAACCTCTGCAAGTCATTACTCTCCAAAAACATGGACATTCTCGTAACCTTTGTTGTCAGCGAGGAGTGGTTCGGCTTCATCGGCTCGGAGCCCAAACCTGACAACATTCGCTTCGGCACGATTCCCAATGACTTCACCTCCGAGCTGGACCGCTCCGGGAACTACTCCCCTGACTTCTTTGAAGAAGTTCTGAGGAAGATGGAAGCTCCCGTGGAGCAACTCATTGATCGGCTTGAACCGCCTGTTACCACCATCGTTTATGATGCTTATCTGACCTTTGCCGTTAGGGTTGGGAACAGAAGGAAAATTCCGCTAGCATCGTTTTGGACCATGCCGGCTTTAGTATATTCCGTTTTCCATCATTTTGATCTCCTGGTCCAGAACCGACACTTCCCCATTAATTTGTTAG AACAAGGAGAGGAGCGTGTTGATTGTATCCCCGGAATTTCTTCAATTCGGAAAGTAGACCTTCCCACTTGCCTGTATGGAAAAGGTCTAGACGTCTTGCATCGAGGCCTGGAAGCAGTTTCGGGCGTGGCCAAAGTGCAATATCTACTGCTTGTTTCAGTATACGAGCTGGAATCTCAAATCATTGAAGCTTTGAAAGAACAAATCTCAACTCCAGTCTATCACATCGGCCCTCCCATTCCTTACTTCAAACTGGAAGACAATTCCGCGGTGAATCCTAGTGACAAAAGTTACTTCCAGTGGCTAGATTCACAACCTGAAAGTTCTGTCTTGTATGTTTCACAAGGAAGCTTGCATTCAGCTACGAGTGCCCAACTGGATGAGATTGCAGCTGGGTTGCGCATCAGCGGGGTTAGGTACTTTTGGGTTGCACGCAAGGAGACTCCTCGTTTCGAAGATGAATGCGGTGAAAAGGGTTTGATAGTGCCTTGGTGTGACCAATTGAGAGTACTGTGTCATCCTTCCATCGGGGGTTTTTGGTCACATTGTGGGTGGAATTCCACTTCAGAAGCCATTTTTGCAGGTGTTCCTATGCTTACTTTTCCAATTTATTGGGATCAAACTCCAAACAGTAAGCAAATCGTAGAAGATTGGAAGATCGGCTGGAGGGTGAAGAACAAGTCGGAAGCGCACAGTTTGGTGCCAAGAGAAGAAATTGCAGGGATTATCCGGAGGTTTATGAATTTGGACAGCGAAGAGGGGAAAGAAATGAGGAAAAGAGCAAAGAAACTTAGCCAGGTTTGCCGACAAGCAGTTCAAAAAGGAGGATCATCGGATACCGATCTGCAAGCCTTTGTTAATGATATTGCACAATGCCACAGATAA
- the LOC18591021 gene encoding UDP-glycosyltransferase 87A1, which produces MEPTKAEHTCKCHVVAVPYPGRGHVNPMMNLCKLLCSKSTDILITFVVTEEWFGFIGSDNKPANVRFRTIPNVIPSEHVRAKDFPGFVAAVLTKMEAPFEELLDRLESPVTAIVADTYMSWTVEVGKRRKIPVASLWTMSASVLSVFHHFNLLVENHHFPADLSEQGNELVDYIPGLPHTHVADLPTIFYGNGRQTLQLALDCVSSVPKAQYLLFTSVYELELQVIDAFKARLPFPVYPIGPSIPYLDLKENSSKSTSFGDPDYLQWLDSQPKGSVLYVSLGSFLSVSAAQMDEIVAGVHDSGVRYLWVSRGDSSRFKDCCGGRGRVIPWSDQLRVLCHSSVGGFWTHCGWNSTLEAAYAGVPMLTFPIFWDQVPNSKQIVEDWKIGWGVKKDKVGEHLMTREEIAELVRKFMDFDSNEGKEMRRWAGKLRETCQLAIAKGGSSDINLDSFIKNISERHTH; this is translated from the exons ATGGAACCAACCAAAGCAGAGCACACCTGCAAATGCCACGTGGTGGCGGTGCCTTATCCTGGTAGAGGCCACGTCAATCCGATGATGAACCTCTGCAAGCTGCTCTGTTCCAAAAGCACCGATATTCTCATAACTTTTGTTGTTACCGAGGAGTGGTTCGGCTTCATAGGTTCGGACAACAAGCCTGCCAACGTCAGGTTCAGAACGATCCCCAACGTAATCCCATCCGAACATGTTCGAGCCAAGGACTTCCCTGGCTTCGTGGCGGCGGTGCTGACGAAGATGGAAGCTCCATTCGAGGAGCTCCTTGATCGGCTCGAATCCCCAGTGACGGCCATCGTAGCTGATACTTACATGTCTTGGACGGTTGAAGTAGGGAAACGAAGGAAAATTCCGGTGGCTTCCCTTTGGACCATGTCGGCATCCGTTTTGTCGGTTTTTCACCATTTCAACCTCCTCGTGGAAAACCATCATTTCCCAGCTGATTTGTCAG AGCAGGGAAATGAGCTTGTGGATTACATCCCTGGACTTCCTCATACTCATGTAGCAGATTTGCCAACAATTTTCTATGGAAATGGCCGCCAAACCTTGCAGCTTGCTCTCGATTGTGTTTCATCAGTGCCCAAAGCACAGTATCTTCTCTTCACCTCTGTCTACGAACTTGAATTGCAAGTCATTGATGCTTTTAAAGCGAGGTTACCTTTTCCTGTCTATCCAATTGGCCCTAGCATACCTTACCTTGACCTGAAAgaaaattcttcaaaaagtACTAGTTTTGGCGACCCTGACTACCTTCAGTGGCTAGATTCCCAACCTAAAGGTTCAGTCCTGTATGTCTCGTTGGGAAGTTTTCTATCAGTCTCTGCTGcccaaatggatgaaattgtAGCTGGGGTGCACGACAGTGGTGTTCGGTACTTGTGGGTGTCACGTGGGGACTCTTCTCGATTCAAAGACTGCTGTGGTGGTCGGGGACGAGTGATTCCTTGGTCTGATCAGCTAAGGGTGCTATGCCATTCTTCTGTTGGAGGATTTTGGACACATTGTGGGTGGAATTCCACTCTTGAGGCTGCCTATGCTGGCGTTCCAATGCTTACTTTTCCTATATTTTGGGATCAAGTTCCGAATAGTAAGCAAATAGTAGAAGATTGGAAGATTGGATGGGGAGTGAAGAAGGACAAGGTAGGAGAACATTTGATGACGAGAGAAGAAATTGCAGAGCTTGTGCGGAAGTTCATGGATTTTGACAGCAACGAGGGGAAGGAAATGAGAAGGTGGGCTGGAAAACTTCGAGAAACATGTCAACTAGCAATTGCAAAAGGCGGATCCTCGGATATTAACCTGGATTCTTTCATCAAGAACATCTCGGAAAGGCACACTCATTAG
- the LOC18591022 gene encoding UDP-glycosyltransferase 87A1: protein MASEKPDLCHVVALPYPGRGHVNPMMNLCKFITRKRENILITFVVTEEWLGFISSDAKHSNIRLASIPNVIPSELVRADDFPGFIQAVRTKMTAPFEELLDRLELPVTTILTDAALVWAIHAGNYRNIPVAALRTSPATVFSMLCHLDLFKQNGHFPVDLSEQGQELVDYIPGIPPIRVANLPTFFSGDSPTFLRGLLETLSSLTTAHYLLFNSVYELEAPVFDTLKEKFSIPLYPVGPNIPCFELEDISSANSAQSGPDYLEWLNSQPTGSVLYVSMGSFLSASTAQMDAIFAGVINSGVRYILVARSETFRFTANHSHLGLVVPWCNQMKVLCHSSVGGFLTHCGWNSTLEAVFAGVPMLTFPLFWDQVTNSKRIVEDWKIGWRMKRDAGSNTLTRREEISDLVQRFMDPESSDRMEMVKRARKLQDICQAAVAEGGSSDTNLDAFIRAISNHPPYQEC from the exons ATGGCTTCAGAAAAACCTGATCTCTGCCATGTTGTGGCATTGCCTTATCCTGGTCGAGGCCATGTTAATCCAATGATGAATCTTTGCAAGTTCATAACTaggaagagagagaatatTCTCATAACATTTGTTGTTACAGAAGAGTGGCTAGGCTTCATTAGTTCTGATGCTAAGCATAGTAATATTCGCCTTGCCTCGATACCAAATGTGATCCCATCGGAACTTGTTCGAGCTGATGACTTTCCAGGATTTATTCAGGCTGTCAGGACAAAGATGACAGCCCCTTTTGAAGAATTACTTGACCGCCTTGAGCTGCCAGTGACCACCATATTAACTGACGCAGCGCTAGTATGGGCTATACATGCAGGAAACTACAGGAATATCCCTGTGGCCGCACTGAGGACCTCACCGGCAACAGTGTTTTCAATGTTGTGTCACTTGGATCTGTTTAAACAAAATGGCCATTTTCCAGTTGATTTATCAG AGCAAGGACAAGAGCTTGTGGACTACATCCCTGGAATTCCTCCGATACGTGTGGCAAATCTCCCGACATTTTTCAGTGGAGACAGTCCAACTTTCTTGCGAGGGCTCCTGGAAACCTTGTCAAGTTTAACCACAGCACACTATCTTCTGTTCAATTCTGTCTATGAGCTTGAAGCTCCAGTCTTTGAcactttgaaagaaaaattcagCATCCCTCTCTACCCTGTTGGCCCCAATATACCATGCTTTGAATTGGAAGACATTTCATCTGCAAATTCTGCTCAGAGTGGTCCTGACTATCTAGAATGGCTGAATTCACAACCTACAGGGTCTGTTTTATATGTGTCAATGGGTAGTTTCCTTTCAGCTTCAACTGCCCAAATGGATGCAATTTTTGCTGGAGTAATTAATAGTGGTGTTCGGTACATTTTGGTTGCACGTTCAGAAACTTTTCGGTTTACTGCCAACCATAGTCATTTAGGATTGGTGGTGCCTTGGTGTAACCAAATGAAAGTCTTGTGCCATTCTTCTGTTGGAGGATTTTTGACACATTGTGGATGGAATTCAACCCTTGAAGCTGTTTTTGCAGGAGTTCCAATGCTtacttttcctttattttggGATCAAGTTACAAATAGCAAGAGAATTGTGGAAGATTGGAAGATTGGATGGAGAATGAAGAGGGATGCAGGAAGCAACACTTTGACgagaagagaagaaatttcAGACCTTGTACAAAGGTTCATGGATCCAGAAAGCAGTGACAGGATGGAGATGGTAAAAAGAGCAAGAAAACTTCAAGATATTTGTCAAGCAGCAGTTGCAGAAGGGGGATCATCTGACACTAATCTTGATGCCTTCATCAGGGCTATTTCTAATCACCCTCCCTATCAAGAATGTTGA
- the LOC18591023 gene encoding UDP-glycosyltransferase 87A1, which translates to MSSVCMKPISSTHVVAIPYPGRGHINPMMNLCKLLASRKHDLEITFVVTKEWLGFIGSCAKPDNIHFASIPNVLPSELVRGADFPGFYEAVMTKMEAPFEELLDNLKLPVTAIIADTELQWAIRMGNRRNFPVASLCTTSATVFSILHSIDLTQNCHFLVDLLDKSSELVEHSPGISPGHLADLQVLLEGNAPRVIELTLECISWVPKAKYLLFTSVYELESHVMDALKSKFNIPIYPVGPAIPYFELHENSSESTFPNVPNYLQWLDSHPPCSVLYVSLGSFLSVSNEQMDEIAAGLQDSGVPYVWVARGETSRLRDSCDGMGLVVPWCDQLKVLCHSSIGGFLTHCGWNSTLEAIFAGIPMLTFPIIFDQAPNSKQIVDDWKIGWRVKEQHRDESLVTRARIAELVRCFMDPENNEVKNMRRSARELKEKCRKAIAKGGSSQMNLDAFINHISQGHDAMLID; encoded by the exons ATGAGTTCTGTATGCATGAAACCTATTAGCAGCACTCATGTGGTGGCAATACCTTATCCTGGTCGAGGCCATATCAATCCTATGATGAACCTGTGTAAGTTACTAGCTTCAAGAAAGCATGATCTTGAAATCACCTTTGTTGTTACCAAAGAGTGGTTAGGCTTCATTGGATCCTGCGCCAAGCCTGATAACATACACTTTGCTTCAATACCAAATGTTCTCCCATCTGAGCTAGTTCGAGGCGCTGATTTTCCTGGCTTTTATGAAGCTGTTATGACAAAGATGGAAGCTCCATTTGAGGAGCTCCTTGATAATCTCAAGCTGCCGGTGACTGCCATCATAGCTGATACTGAGCTGCAATGGGCAATTCGCATGGGAAATAGAAGAAATTTCCCTGTGGCCTCACTCTGCACAACATCAGCAACCGTGTTTTCCATATTGCATAGCATTGACCTCACACAAAACTGCCATTTCTTAGTTGATTTATTAG ATAAGAGCAGTGAACTTGTTGAGCATAGCCCTGGAATTTCACCAGGTCATTTGGCAGACCTGCAAGTGCTCCTTGAAGGAAATGCACCGCGAGTCATTGAGCTTACCTTGGAATGCATTTCATGGGTGCCAAAGGCAAAATATCTTCTATTCACTTCAGTCTATGAGCTTGAAAGCCATGTCATGGACGCTCTAAAGTCAAAATTCAATATTCCCATCTACCCAGTTGGCCCCGCAATCCCCTACTTTGAACTTCATGAGAACTCCTCAGAGAGTACCTTTCCAAATGTCCCTAACTATCTGCAATGGCTAGATTCTCATCCTCCATGTTCTGTTTTGTATGTCTCCTTAGGAAGTTTCCTCTCAGTTTCAAACGagcaaatggatgaaattgcAGCTGGACTACAAGATAGTGGTGTTCCATACGTGTGGGTAGCTCGTGGAGAAACTTCTCGGCTAAGGGACAGTTGTGATGGTATGGGGTTAGTAGTGCCTTGGTGTGATCAATTGAAGGTGCTATGCCATTCTTCTATTGGGGGATTTCTAACACACTGTGGTTGGAATTCCACTCTTGAAGCTATCTTTGCAGGCATTCCAATGCTCACCTTTCCCATTATTTTTGATCAAGCTCCAAATAGCAAACAAATTGTTGATGACTGGAAGATTGGATGGAGGGTGAAGGAACAACATAGAGATGAAAGTTTGGTGACAAGAGCTAGAATTGCAGAACTTGTCCGATGTTTTATGGATCCAGAGAACAATGAGGTGAAAAACATGAGAAGATCAGCAAGAGAACTCAAAGAGAAATGTCGGAAAGCAATTGCCAAAGGCGGATCATCTCAAATGAACCTTGATGCTTTCATCAACCACATCTCACAAGGCCATGACGCCATGCTCATTGATTAG
- the LOC18591024 gene encoding UDP-glycosyltransferase 87A2 has product MESTNAQPATVCHVVAMPFPGRGHINPMMNLCKLLASKRKDILITFVVTEEWLGFIGSDPKPDNIRFEAIPNVIPPERLKAANFPDFYEAVMTKMEVPFEQLLDRLELPVTAIIGDIEVRWGTCVGNRRNIPVALVWTMSASVFSMFHHFDLHIKHSHAKVNLIEQVDNIPGISSSDVAELRTICHRDNERVLELALDCISRVPNAQYLLFTSVYEFEPQVFDSLSATFSFPVYPIGPAIPYLELKDGSCKTSNYLQWLDSQQVGSVLYISLGSFLSVSKTQMDEIIAGLQICGVRYLWVARGEVSRLKDCCGDMGLVIPWCDHLKVLCHPSIGGFWTHCGWNSILEAVFAGVPMLAFPLFLDQDTNSRQIAEEWKNGSRVKSTVRAEKLVTGEDIAQLVRRFMDVESNEGKEIRRRARELQDKCLVAISEGGSSAANLDAFLDSI; this is encoded by the exons ATGGAATCGACAAATGCACAACCAGCCACGGTGTGCCACGTGGTAGCTATGCCGTTTCCTGGGCGTGGTCACATCAACCCCATGATGAACCTCTGCAAGCTACTAGCTTCGAAAAGGAAGGATATTCTCATCACCTTTGTTGTCACAGAAGAATGGCTCGGCTTCATCGGCTCTGATCCGAAGCCTGATAATATACGTTTTGAAGCAATCCCAAATGTCATTCCACCTGAGCGCCTTAAAGCTGCCAACTTTCCAGACTTCTACGAAGCTGTGATGACAAAGATGGAAGTCCCCTTTGAGCAGCTTCTTGATCGACTTGAGTTGCCGGTAACAGCCATCATAGGAGATATCGAGGTTCGATGGGGCACTTGTGTCGGTAATCGAAGGAATATTCCGGTCGCTCTGGTTTGGACGATGTCGGCTTCTGTGTTTTCCATGTTTCATCATTTTGATCTTCATATAAAACATAGCCATGCAAAAGTTAATTTGATAG AGCAAGTGGACAACATCCCAGGAATTTCTTCATCCGATGTAGCAGAACTTCGAACAATTTGCCATAGGGACAATGAAAGAGTCTTGGAGCTTGCTCTTGACTGCATTTCAAGAGTGCCAAACGCACAGTATCTCCTATTCACTTCAGTGTACGAGTTTGAACCCCAAGTCTTTGACAGCTTAAGTGCAACTTTTAGTTTTCCAGTTTACCCCATTGGCCCTGCCATCCCTTACTTGGAACTTAAGGATGGTTCCTGTAAAACTAGTAACTACCTTCAATGGTTGGATTCTCAACAGGTAGGTTCTGTCCTGTACATCTCATTGGGAAGTTTCCTTTCAGTTTCAAAGACCCAGATGGATGAAATTATTGCCGGATTGCAAATCTGCGGTGTTCGATACTTGTGGGTGGCCCGAGGGGAGGTCTCGAGGTTGAAAGATTGTTGTGGTGATATGGGGCTAGTGATTCCTTGGTGTGACCATTTGAAGGTACTGTGCCATCCATCCATAGGGGGATTTTGGACACACTGTGGATGGAATTCCATCCTGGAAGCAGTTTTCGCTGGTGTTCCAATGCTTGCGTTTCCTCTGTTTTTGGACCAAGATACTAACAGCAGGCAAATCGCGGAAGAATGGAAAAATGGGTCGAGGGTGAAGAGTACTGTAAGAGCTGAAAAATTGGTCACCGGAGAGGATATTGCACAGCTTGTGCGGAGGTTTATGGATGTTGAAAGCAATGAGGGAAAGGAAATTAGAAGAAGAGCTAGAGAACTCCAGGATAAATGTCTGGTTGCAATTTCTGAAGGCGGGTCTTCTGCTGCTAACCTTGATGCGTTCCTTGATTCCATTTAA
- the LOC18591025 gene encoding UDP-glycosyltransferase 87A1: MNSIYSKPSTPCHVVAVPSAGRGHINPMMNLCKILASKSNNILITFVVTEEWLGFIGSDPKPDNIHFCSIPNVLPSELVRAADLFGFAEAVWTKMDAPFESLLDQLNPPATLIMADTFLFWAVSAGNRRNIPVASFWPMSALMFSVFHHFHLFRENGHFPVDPLEKGHEQVDYIPGLSSTSLLDLPIANIIEDSRSWFILKQMLDSISWVRKANYLLLASIYELETTAVDTLKPEFPFPVYTVGPAIPYLELGNSSSSNLGDNELTYLHWLDRQPRNSVLYVSLGSFLSVSSAQMDEIAAGLNDSGVRFLWVVRYETSRMEAACSDQGFVVPWCDQLRVLSHPSVGGFWSHCGWNSVREGIFAGVPFLTFPLVADQKLNSKLIVDDWKIGWRVKKQFLAENLVTRDEISKLVGKFMDLESVEVTEMRDRGKELKQKFLHAIDRKGSSETSIDSFIRNISQTRGH, from the exons ATGAACTCCATATACTCAAAGCCAAGCACACCGTGCCACGTGGTGGCGGTGCCGTCCGCTGGTCGAGGCCACATCAACCCCATGATGAACCTCTGCAAAATCCTGGCCTCAAAATCCAACAACATACTCATTACCTTTGTAGTCACCGAGGAGTGGCTCGGCTTCATTGGCTCTGATCCTAAACCTGATAATATCCATTTCTGCTCCATACCAAACGTTTTGCCATCGGAGCTGGTTCGAGCTGCTGACCTGTTTGGATTCGCAGAAGCTGTTTGGACAAAGATGGATGCTCCTTTTGAGAGCCTTCTGGATCAACTTAACCCTCCGGCTACTCTCATCATGGCTGATACGTTTCTCTTTTGGGCAGTATCTGCCGGGAACCGGAGGAATATTCCGGTGGCCTCGTTTTGGCCTATGTCAGCTCTGATGTTTTCGGTGTTTCACCATTTTCATCTTTTCCGGGAAAACGGACACTTCCCAGTGGACCCGTTAG AAAAGGGTCATGAGCAAGTGGACTACATCCCTGGGCTTTCGTCGACAAGTCTATTGGACCTTCCTATCGCAAATATCATTGAGGATTCACGGTCTTGGTTTATCTTGAAGCAGATGTTGGATAGTATTTCATGGGTGCGTAAAGCAAATTATCTTTTGCTCGCTTCAATTTACGAGCTTGAAACAACAGCAGTTGATACTCTTAAGCCAGAATTTCCCTTCCCAGTCTACACTGTCGGGCCTGCCATTCCTTACCTCGAGCTTGGCAACAGTTCCTCTTCAAACCTTGGCGACAATGAACTTACCTACTTACACTGGCTTGACAGACAACCTAGGAACTCTGTTCTGTATGTGTCACTGGGAAGTTTTCTTTCAGTTTCAAGTGcccaaatggatgaaattgcGGCTGGCTTGAATGACAGCGGTGTACGGTTCTTGTGGGTGGTCCGTTACGAGACTTCCAGGATGGAGGCGGCTTGCAGTGATCAGGGATTTGTGGTGCCTTGGTGTGACCAGCTGAGAGTGCTAAGCCATCCTTCCGTAGGGGGATTTTGGAGTCACTGCGGGTGGAATTCTGTTCGAGAAGGCATTTTTGCAGGCGTTCCTTTTCTTACCTTTCCTCTGGTTGCAGATCAAAAGCTGAACAGTAAGCTGATTGTGGATGATTGGAAGATCGGGTGGAGGGTGAAAAAACAGTTCCTAGCTGAGAATTTGGTGACAAGAGACGAAATTTCCAAGCTTGTAGGAAAATTTATGGATTTGGAAAGTGTTGAAGTGACAGAAATGAGGGACAGAGGTAAAGAGCTTAAACAAAAATTTCTACATGCCATTGACAGAAAGGGATCATCTGAAACCAGTATCGATTCCTTCATCAGGAACATTTCACAAACTCGTGGCCATTAA
- the LOC18591026 gene encoding mitoferrin, protein MATEATTTKFQNSDFRPVPQPPDFHPGGDLSPHDGLHFWQFMIAGSIAGCVEHMAMFPVDTVKTRMQALGSCPIKSVGVGHALRSIVKSEGLAGFYRGIGAMGLGAGPAHAVYFSVYEVSKKYFSGGNPNNSAAHAVSGVFATVTSDAVLTPMDMVKQRLQLGNSAAYRGVLDCVKKVLKEEGFGAFYASYRTTVLMNAPFTAVHFATYEAAKRGLIEISPESADDERVIVHATAGAFAGASAAVITTPLDVVKTQLQCQGVCGCDRFKSSSISEVIKTIVQKDGYRGLMRGWIPRMLFHAPAAAICWSTYEAGKSFFQELNDSTESGTVT, encoded by the exons ATGGCAACAGAAGCTACCACAACAAAGTTCCAAAATTCGGACTTCCGGCCGGTTCCACAGCCGCCGGATTTCCACCCGGGAGGCGATTTGAGCCCCCACGACGGGCTTCACTTTTGGCAGTTCATGATTGCCGGCTCCATCGCCGGCTGCGTTGAGCACATGGCTATGTTCCCTGTCGACACCGTCAAGACTCGTATGCAAGCCCTCGGCTCTTGCCCCATCAAATCAGTCGGTGTTGGTCACGCGCTCCGTTCCATCGTCAAATCCGAAGGACTCGCGGGCTTCTACCGGGGAATTGGGGCCATGGGACTCGGTGCTGGTCCGGCCCATGCCGTCTACTTCTCTGTGTACGAAGTTTCCAAGAAGTATTTTTCTGGTGGGAATCCGAATAACTCGGCGGCTCATGCGGTATCGGGGGTTTTCGCGACGGTAACAAGCGATGCCGTTTTAACGCCTATGGATATGGTGAAGCAGAGGTTACAGTTGGGGAACAGTGCTGCTTATAGAGGGGTGTTGGACTGTGTTAAGAAAGTTTTGAAAGAGGAAGGTTTTGGGGCGTTTTATGCTTCCTACAGGACGACGGTGCTCATGAATGCGCCGTTTACGGCAGTCCATTTTGCTACTTACGAGGCGGCGAAAAGGGGATTGATTGAGATTTCACCGGAGAGTGCGGATGATGAGCGGGTGATTGTCCACGCCACGGCTGGTGCTTTCGCCGGGGCTTCTGCTGCGGTTATCACTACGCCTCTTGATGTAGTTAAAACTCAGTTGCAGTGTCAG GGTGTGTGCGgatgtgatagatttaagaGTAGTTCTATTAGTGAGGTGATTAAAACGATAGTGCAAAAAGATGGCTACAGGGGCCTCATGAGGGGATGGATTCCTCGAATGCTTTTCCATGCTCCTGCTGCTGCAATCTGCTGGTCTACATATGAAGCCGGAAAATCTTTCTTCCAAGAACTCAATGATAGCACCGAAAGTGGCACTGTCACCTGA
- the LOC18591027 gene encoding probable protein phosphatase 2C 26: MANSMYRASILQSQMHIQPSLSSRNFVPKKSNLLCFASSQFNPVRSEVSFCIGTHLIPHPKKVERGGEDAFFVSNFNGGVIAVADGVSGWAEQNVDPSLFSKELMANASSLVGDEEVNFDPQILIKKAHAATSSKGSATAIVAMLERNGMMKVANVGDCGLRVIRKGQIIFSTSPQEHYFDCPYQLSSELVGQTYLDAVVSSVELVEGDTIIMGSDGLFDNLFDREIVSTLSIHSDVVNAAKALANLASNHSMDSSFDSPYSLEARSKGFDVPFWKKILGMKLTGGKLDDITVIVGQVVTSPSTAISDGIPKTEVQGTEGVWRGERQNTLNNL, translated from the exons ATGGCGAATTCCATGTACAGAGCTTCGATTCTTCAATCTCAGATGCATATCCAACCCAGTTTATCGAGCAGAAATTTTGTTCCCAAGAAGAGTAACTTGCTCTGTTTCGCTTCATCACAATTCAACCCTGTTCG GTCGGAAGTGAGTTTTTGTATCGGAACTCACCTCATTCCTCATCCAAAAAAG GTGGAGAGAGGAGGGGAAGATGCTTTCTTTGTTAGCAACTTCAATGGGGGAGTTATTGCTGTTGCTGACGGTGTCTCCGG TTGGGCTGAACAAAATGTGGACCCTTCATTATTCTCCAAGGAACTGATGGCTAATGCTTCATCTCTTGTGGGGGATGAGGAG GTTAATTTCGACCCCCAGATCCTCATAAAGAAAGCACATGCTGCTACTTCCTCTAAAGGCTCGGCTACTGC TATCGTTGCAATGCTAGAGAGGAATGGAATGATGAAGGTTGCCAACGTAGGTGATTGCGGATTAAGAGTCATCCGCAAAG GGCAGATAATCTTTTCAACCTCTCCACAAGAACATTACTTTGACTGTCCATATCAACTGAGCTCGGAGTTGGTTGGCCAAACCTATCTTGATGCGGTG GTTAGCAGTGTGGAATTAGTGGAAGGAGACACCATCATAATGGGTTCAGACGGGCTGTTTGACAATCTTTTTGATCGTGAAATCGTTTCAACATTGTCCATACACAGTGACGTTGTCAACGCTG CGAAGGCATTGGCTAACCTGGCAAGCAATCATTCCATGGATTCAAGCTTCGATTCTCCCTACTCACTGGAGGCCAGATCCAAG GGTTTTGATGTTCCTTTCTGGAAGAAAATTCTCGGGATGAAGCTAACAG GTGGAAAGCTTGATGATATCACTGTGATCGTGGGTCAGGTTGTAACCTCACCAAGCACCGCTATCTCGGATGGGATTCCCAAAACAGAGGTACAGGGAACAGAAGGGGTTTGGAGAGGAGAACGACAAAATACACTGAACAATTTGTAA